The bacterium genome includes a region encoding these proteins:
- a CDS encoding ABC transporter permease, translating to MSLRVVKVVADKELRDLLRDRRTIISMVVIPVLTIPLLLAGVFWLTTHSLERMRGLETGVAVRGAGLDAGLLDSLRRQEGRFVFREVANPDLPVDSLLARGDTRVVLEFGPGLASALERLTRPDEEGPPPVVRLYYDTTDDEAKMAGSELRQRLLDLRNGRLEGWLRGQGLRHDLSTPWLVEHVETAPPKRQAADMLARFLPYIILILCIQGAMYPAMDLTAGEKERSTIETLLVNPVSRLDIVLGKYVATSVMALGSAVFTLGGQYVFFKVAANSFIEGGLPFSVEPSALGLGLLLLLPVALTFAAVLLAVCLYARSMKEAQSYLGPLMMLVIFPSMASMIPGLKLSIGLAFVPVFNVTILMKDALLQDYSQLGLMGLVFLINLGYAALSLWVAVKLFQREEVIFRS from the coding sequence ATGAGTCTGCGCGTGGTGAAAGTCGTGGCGGACAAGGAACTGCGCGACCTGCTGCGGGACCGGCGCACGATCATCTCGATGGTGGTCATTCCCGTTCTGACCATTCCCCTGCTGCTGGCCGGCGTGTTCTGGCTGACCACCCATTCGCTGGAGCGCATGCGCGGCCTGGAGACCGGCGTGGCCGTGCGCGGGGCCGGGCTGGACGCCGGCCTGCTGGATTCGCTGCGACGCCAGGAGGGGCGCTTCGTCTTTCGCGAGGTGGCCAACCCCGACCTGCCAGTGGACAGCCTGCTGGCCCGCGGGGACACGCGCGTGGTGCTGGAGTTCGGACCGGGCCTGGCGAGCGCCCTGGAGCGGCTGACCCGGCCGGACGAGGAGGGGCCGCCGCCCGTCGTGCGGCTCTATTACGACACCACCGACGACGAGGCGAAGATGGCCGGGTCGGAGCTGCGGCAGCGCCTGCTTGACCTGCGCAACGGGCGGCTGGAGGGCTGGCTGCGCGGCCAGGGCCTGCGCCACGACCTGAGCACGCCCTGGCTGGTCGAGCATGTGGAGACGGCGCCGCCCAAACGCCAGGCGGCCGACATGCTGGCCCGCTTCCTGCCCTACATCATCCTCATCCTGTGCATCCAGGGCGCCATGTACCCGGCGATGGACCTGACGGCGGGGGAGAAGGAGCGCTCCACCATCGAGACCCTGCTCGTCAATCCGGTGTCGCGGCTCGACATCGTGCTGGGCAAGTACGTCGCCACCTCGGTGATGGCCCTGGGCAGCGCCGTCTTCACCCTGGGCGGCCAGTACGTCTTCTTCAAGGTGGCGGCCAACTCCTTCATCGAGGGCGGCCTGCCCTTCAGCGTGGAGCCCTCCGCCCTCGGCCTCGGCCTGCTGCTGCTGCTGCCGGTGGCCCTCACCTTCGCCGCCGTGCTGCTCGCCGTCTGCCTCTATGCCCGCTCCATGAAGGAGGCGCAGAGCTACCTGGGGCCGCTCATGATGCTGGTCATTTTTCCCAGCATGGCCAGCATGATCCCGGGCCTCAAGCTCAGCATCGGCCTCGCCTTCGTGCCCGTCTTCAACGTGACCATCCTCATGAAGGACGCGCTGCTGCAGGACTACAGCCAGTTGGGGCTGATGGGCCTCGTCTTCCTCATCAACCTGGGCTACGCCGCCCTTTCGCTCTGGGTGGCGGTCAAGCTCTTCCAGCGGGAGGAAGTGATCTTCCGCTCCTGA
- the rplU gene encoding 50S ribosomal protein L21, whose amino-acid sequence MHAIAEIAGRQFQLTQGAQLRVPLLSAAAGDKVVVDRVLALIDGDKSRFGSPALDGVTIDATVLEHGKANKVINFKMKRRKGFRCKRGHRQNFTLIAVNGITA is encoded by the coding sequence ATGCATGCCATCGCGGAGATCGCCGGCCGCCAGTTCCAGCTCACCCAGGGCGCCCAGCTGCGCGTGCCGCTGCTGTCCGCCGCCGCGGGGGACAAAGTGGTGGTCGACCGCGTCCTGGCCCTCATCGACGGCGACAAGAGCCGCTTTGGCAGCCCGGCCCTGGACGGCGTCACGATCGATGCCACGGTGCTGGAGCACGGCAAGGCGAACAAGGTCATCAACTTCAAGATGAAGCGTCGCAAGGGATTCCGCTGCAAGCGGGGCCACCGTCAGAATTTCACCCTGATCGCCGTCAACGGCATCACCGCCTGA
- a CDS encoding ATP-binding cassette domain-containing protein → MIRIEGLRKSFGRGDKRVLAVDGIDLRAMPGRVFGLLGPNGAGKTTTLRAIATLLSPDEGLIEVAGHDTAREPDAVRARLGFLTGATGLYDRLSPAETLQYFGRLQGMSEERIARRTRELAQLLDMDEFLHRRVGKCSTGQKQKCSIARATLHEPEVIVLDEPTSGLDVIASASVVGFIRRCAEEGRTVLFSTHILPEAERLCHDLAFIHKGRIVEDGTLDEITARHGTRDLNSIFLKVTGHDGQA, encoded by the coding sequence ATGATTCGCATCGAGGGCCTACGCAAGAGTTTCGGCCGGGGCGACAAGCGCGTCCTGGCGGTGGACGGCATCGACCTGCGGGCCATGCCCGGGCGGGTGTTCGGCCTGCTGGGTCCCAATGGGGCGGGCAAGACCACCACCCTGCGCGCCATCGCCACCCTGCTCTCGCCGGACGAGGGCCTGATCGAGGTGGCCGGCCACGACACCGCCCGCGAGCCGGACGCCGTGCGGGCACGGCTGGGCTTTCTCACCGGGGCGACCGGTCTCTACGACCGCCTCAGTCCGGCCGAGACCCTGCAGTACTTCGGACGCCTGCAGGGCATGAGCGAGGAGCGCATCGCCCGCCGCACGCGGGAACTGGCCCAGTTGCTCGACATGGACGAGTTCCTCCATCGGCGGGTGGGCAAGTGCAGCACCGGGCAGAAGCAGAAATGCAGCATTGCCCGCGCCACCCTGCACGAGCCGGAGGTGATCGTGCTCGACGAGCCGACGAGCGGCCTCGACGTGATCGCCTCGGCCAGCGTGGTGGGCTTCATCCGCCGCTGCGCCGAGGAGGGCCGCACCGTCCTGTTCTCGACGCACATCCTGCCCGAGGCGGAGCGCCTCTGTCACGACCTGGCCTTCATCCACAAGGGCCGCATCGTGGAGGACGGCACGCTGGACGAGATCACCGCCCGCCACGGCACGCGGGACCTCAACTCCATTTTCCTCAAGGTGACGGGCCATGACGGACAAGCCTGA
- the folK gene encoding 2-amino-4-hydroxy-6-hydroxymethyldihydropteridine diphosphokinase, producing the protein MIAWIGLGANLGDVRDTLRSACAELDRGPLRLLAASGLWATKPMGPPGQPDYLNAVVRLASALGPRALLGRLKEIERGLGRQARPRWRERELDLDLLLAVEDGVVQARAADLALPHPGLRERVFVLAPLLQLDEVVAERWAGGGLAESLRRLVGQDPASARQMEDAGWCRNS; encoded by the coding sequence GTGATCGCCTGGATCGGCTTGGGCGCCAATCTGGGCGATGTCCGCGACACGCTGCGCAGCGCCTGCGCCGAGCTGGATCGTGGTCCCCTGCGCCTGCTGGCCGCCTCCGGCTTGTGGGCGACCAAGCCCATGGGGCCGCCCGGACAGCCGGACTATCTCAACGCGGTGGTTCGGCTGGCCTCGGCGCTGGGCCCACGCGCCCTGCTGGGCCGGCTGAAAGAGATCGAACGCGGGCTGGGCCGCCAGGCACGGCCGCGCTGGCGGGAACGCGAGCTGGACCTGGACCTGCTGCTGGCCGTGGAGGACGGCGTCGTCCAGGCGCGGGCGGCGGATCTGGCCCTGCCCCACCCCGGCCTGCGGGAGCGCGTCTTTGTGCTGGCGCCCCTGCTTCAGCTGGACGAGGTCGTGGCCGAGCGATGGGCGGGCGGCGGATTGGCCGAGAGTCTGCGGCGCCTGGTGGGGCAGGATCCCGCCTCGGCGCGGCAAATGGAGGATGCCGGATGGTGCCGGAACAGCTGA
- a CDS encoding response regulator, producing MRILVVDDSTTMRRIICNSLRAVGFDDIVEAGDGQQALQTMDGVTLLLTDWNMPTMDGLTLVKTLRDAPATARLPIIMITSEGARDEVMEALAAGVNDYIVKPFTKEVLGEKVKLIMQQ from the coding sequence ATGAGAATCCTGGTCGTGGATGATTCCACTACCATGCGTCGCATCATCTGCAACAGTCTCCGGGCTGTTGGGTTTGACGACATCGTCGAGGCGGGAGATGGGCAACAGGCGCTGCAAACCATGGACGGGGTCACTCTTCTGCTCACTGACTGGAACATGCCCACCATGGATGGTCTGACACTGGTCAAGACCTTGCGGGACGCGCCCGCCACGGCCCGTCTGCCCATCATCATGATCACGTCTGAGGGTGCGCGCGACGAAGTGATGGAAGCCCTCGCCGCCGGCGTCAACGATTACATCGTCAAGCCATTCACCAAGGAGGTGCTTGGCGAGAAGGTCAAACTGATCATGCAGCAGTAG
- a CDS encoding chemotaxis protein CheW codes for MSAFAGMEDILREFLVESYENLDRLDQQFVVLEEDPGNKEVLADIFRTIHTIKGTSGFFGLGKLERLTHTGENLLSLLRDGRKALDPAVTTDLLAMVDAVRVMLKSIEATQGEGTADYGPLIQALAAHLGTPSPPQDTTAATSAREPAAECGTPAPTPTPAMGQILVETGVAREDQLDEALRQQAQGDPRHVGEILVEKGAVEPEAIRTALARQQEGKAREGSVADSTLRVDVHHLDRLMNLAGELVLVRNQLLQFSTRIDDAGFNPILQRLNIITTELQEGVMKTRMQPIGNVWSKFPRIVRDLAHGCGKQIRLETEGKDTELDKTILEAIKDPLTHIVRNSVDHGVESPEDRLAAGKAVEGVIHMRAFHEGGQVNIEIRDDGAGLDTESIRRKAVERHVVSAEVADQMSERDLVNLVFMPGFSTAKQVSNVSGRGVGMDVVRTNITRIGGTVDMTSERGQGSILKIKIPLTLAIIPALVVKIDDERFAVPQVNLLELVRLEGEQARRGIEQIHGAPVYRLRGRLLPLVNLRSQLGKPGAADDSSINIVVLQADGRPFGLIVDEITDTEEIVVKPLWAALKHIRLFAGATIMGDGSVALILDVLGLAQQSHVISESRHEALAELSQSQREGAEDRETLLLFRIGDSHMAVRLDQVDRLEELPLDRIERTGTQEVVQYRGSILPLVRPSDHLPERRRERRGDGQEATAMLQVVVYRHGSSSYGLVVDGIEDIAHEEIAVRREATREGVTGVVVVHDRITEMLDLELLARKVG; via the coding sequence ATGAGCGCATTTGCCGGAATGGAAGACATCCTTCGCGAGTTCCTGGTGGAAAGCTACGAGAACCTGGACCGCTTGGACCAGCAATTCGTGGTGCTGGAGGAGGACCCGGGAAACAAGGAGGTCTTGGCCGACATCTTCCGCACCATCCATACGATCAAGGGAACCAGCGGCTTTTTCGGCCTGGGCAAGCTGGAGCGGCTCACCCACACGGGTGAGAACCTCCTCAGCCTGTTGCGGGATGGAAGGAAGGCGCTCGATCCGGCGGTCACCACCGACCTGTTGGCCATGGTCGACGCGGTGCGCGTCATGTTGAAGTCCATCGAGGCCACCCAGGGCGAAGGCACGGCGGACTACGGCCCGCTCATCCAGGCCCTGGCCGCCCACCTGGGCACGCCTTCCCCGCCGCAGGACACGACCGCCGCCACGTCCGCCAGAGAGCCGGCGGCGGAGTGCGGGACGCCGGCCCCCACTCCCACTCCGGCCATGGGCCAGATCCTGGTGGAGACGGGCGTGGCGCGGGAGGACCAGCTGGACGAGGCACTGAGACAGCAGGCGCAGGGCGATCCGCGCCATGTCGGTGAGATTCTGGTGGAGAAGGGCGCCGTGGAACCGGAGGCGATCCGCACCGCCCTGGCCCGGCAGCAGGAGGGCAAGGCACGCGAGGGCAGTGTGGCCGACAGCACATTGCGCGTGGACGTCCACCATCTGGACCGCCTGATGAATCTGGCCGGAGAGCTGGTTCTCGTGCGCAACCAGTTGCTGCAGTTCTCCACCCGCATCGACGATGCCGGCTTCAATCCCATCCTGCAACGGCTCAACATCATCACGACGGAGCTGCAGGAGGGGGTGATGAAGACCCGCATGCAGCCCATCGGCAATGTGTGGAGCAAGTTCCCGCGCATCGTGCGCGACCTGGCCCACGGCTGCGGCAAGCAGATCCGTCTGGAGACGGAAGGCAAGGACACCGAGCTGGACAAGACGATCCTGGAAGCGATCAAGGATCCCCTCACCCACATCGTCCGCAACTCGGTCGATCATGGCGTGGAAAGTCCGGAGGATCGGCTGGCCGCCGGCAAGGCCGTGGAGGGCGTGATCCACATGCGGGCCTTCCACGAGGGCGGACAGGTGAACATCGAGATCCGCGACGATGGTGCCGGGCTGGACACGGAATCCATCCGGCGCAAGGCGGTGGAGCGCCATGTGGTGAGTGCCGAGGTGGCCGACCAGATGAGCGAGCGCGACTTGGTCAACCTCGTCTTCATGCCGGGCTTTTCAACGGCCAAGCAGGTCTCCAACGTCTCCGGGCGCGGCGTCGGCATGGACGTGGTGCGGACCAATATCACCCGCATCGGCGGCACGGTGGACATGACCAGCGAGCGGGGGCAGGGCTCCATCCTCAAGATCAAGATCCCTCTGACCCTGGCCATCATTCCAGCCCTTGTCGTCAAGATCGACGACGAGCGCTTCGCGGTGCCACAGGTCAACCTGTTGGAGCTGGTCCGCCTGGAAGGCGAACAGGCGCGCAGGGGCATCGAACAGATCCACGGCGCCCCCGTCTACCGTTTGCGCGGCCGCCTGCTGCCGCTGGTCAACCTCCGGTCGCAGCTGGGGAAACCCGGAGCGGCGGACGACAGCAGTATCAACATTGTCGTGCTGCAGGCCGACGGCCGACCATTCGGCTTGATCGTCGACGAAATCACCGACACCGAGGAGATCGTCGTCAAGCCCTTGTGGGCTGCCCTCAAGCATATCCGCCTCTTCGCCGGCGCCACCATCATGGGGGACGGCTCGGTGGCCCTCATCCTGGACGTGTTGGGCCTGGCCCAGCAGAGTCACGTGATCAGCGAGAGCCGCCACGAAGCCCTGGCCGAGCTGTCGCAGAGCCAACGGGAGGGTGCCGAGGATCGTGAGACCCTGCTCCTCTTCAGGATCGGTGACAGCCACATGGCCGTGCGGCTGGACCAGGTCGACCGCCTCGAGGAGCTGCCTTTGGACCGCATCGAGCGCACCGGGACCCAGGAAGTGGTGCAATACAGAGGCAGCATCCTGCCGCTCGTGCGTCCGTCCGACCATCTGCCGGAGCGACGCCGGGAGCGCCGCGGAGATGGCCAGGAGGCCACGGCCATGCTCCAGGTGGTCGTCTACCGACATGGATCCAGCAGCTACGGCCTGGTGGTGGACGGCATCGAGGACATCGCGCATGAGGAGATCGCCGTGCGCCGGGAGGCCACGCGGGAAGGCGTGACCGGCGTCGTGGTGGTGCATGATCGCATCACCGAGATGCTCGATTTGGAGCTGCTGGCCCGCAAGGTAGGCTGA
- a CDS encoding Rne/Rng family ribonuclease: MKRQIVINSSPAESRVAILEEERLTDFYVERAERDRLLGHIFMGRVVKLAPSMQAAFVAIGQESDGFLPYSDCVPPNRWRGEADAAPQRAGLQVDQVFPVQVVKEPIGTKGARLTMQLSLAGRYLVLLLGDSMTGVSRRIKSTSERRRLKTLVREIRPDGFGLILRTVAEGHSQAQIEADLRELMQHWEEVRRRLGTAQPGEMAHREPGMVSHVMRDLFTADLDEVVCDNRGLWKELKAYVAEVLPALTEDVRLYTGREPLFDAMGIEEEIERSIERRVWVKGGCYLIIESTEAMTTIDVNSGRFARKRTLEDNALRVNLEAAREIGRQLRLRDLGGLVVIDFIDMQEEEHRLRLLQEMRQILKHDRAQTDVAPLSRFGLMEMTRERVRPALIHTLHQPCRRCGGTGLVPSRETLLTELDRWVRRFKAATGERRLLILVAPPLHAHLTAGKRNLLWRMMWRHFMLIRLKVDERLDETEFRCVSPRQGRELTQDYARGVGAQRMTGAQTDAAPGANHDAEEWDAAEAREFEQDSPGLGLRRQLDVDDEP; this comes from the coding sequence GTGAAGCGCCAGATCGTCATCAACAGCTCGCCGGCGGAGAGCCGCGTCGCCATCCTCGAGGAGGAGCGCCTCACCGATTTCTACGTGGAGCGGGCCGAGCGCGACCGCCTGCTAGGGCACATCTTCATGGGCCGGGTCGTCAAGTTGGCCCCCAGCATGCAGGCGGCCTTCGTCGCCATCGGCCAGGAATCGGACGGCTTCCTGCCCTACTCGGACTGCGTTCCGCCCAACCGCTGGCGCGGAGAGGCCGACGCCGCGCCCCAGCGCGCCGGCCTGCAGGTGGATCAGGTCTTCCCCGTCCAGGTGGTCAAGGAGCCCATCGGCACCAAGGGCGCCCGCCTCACCATGCAGCTCAGCCTGGCGGGCCGCTATCTCGTCCTGCTGCTGGGCGACAGCATGACCGGAGTCAGTCGGCGGATCAAGTCGACCTCCGAACGGCGACGTCTCAAGACCCTGGTGCGCGAGATCCGCCCCGACGGCTTTGGACTCATCCTGCGGACCGTGGCCGAGGGGCACAGCCAGGCCCAGATCGAGGCCGACCTGCGCGAGCTGATGCAGCACTGGGAGGAGGTCCGCCGCCGACTGGGCACGGCCCAGCCGGGCGAAATGGCCCATCGCGAACCAGGGATGGTCTCCCACGTCATGCGCGACCTCTTCACGGCGGACCTGGACGAGGTGGTCTGCGACAACCGCGGCCTGTGGAAGGAGCTGAAGGCCTACGTGGCCGAGGTGCTGCCCGCCCTCACGGAGGACGTGCGCCTCTACACCGGCCGCGAACCTCTCTTCGACGCCATGGGGATCGAGGAGGAGATCGAGCGCAGCATCGAGCGGCGGGTGTGGGTCAAGGGCGGCTGCTACCTGATCATCGAGTCGACGGAGGCGATGACGACCATCGACGTCAACTCCGGCCGCTTCGCCCGCAAACGCACGTTGGAGGACAACGCCCTGCGCGTCAACCTCGAGGCGGCCCGCGAGATCGGGCGGCAGCTGCGCCTGCGCGACTTGGGCGGACTGGTCGTGATCGACTTCATCGACATGCAGGAGGAGGAGCACCGCCTGCGCCTGCTGCAGGAGATGCGCCAGATCCTCAAACACGACCGCGCCCAGACCGACGTGGCCCCCCTCTCCCGCTTCGGCCTCATGGAGATGACGCGGGAGCGGGTCAGGCCGGCCCTCATCCACACTCTGCATCAGCCCTGCCGGCGCTGTGGCGGAACAGGCCTGGTTCCCTCCCGCGAGACCCTGCTCACGGAGCTGGACCGCTGGGTGCGCCGTTTCAAGGCGGCCACAGGCGAGCGCCGCCTGCTCATCCTGGTGGCGCCCCCTCTGCATGCCCACCTCACGGCGGGAAAGCGCAACTTGTTGTGGCGCATGATGTGGCGCCACTTCATGCTGATCCGGCTGAAGGTGGACGAACGGCTGGATGAAACGGAATTCCGTTGCGTGTCGCCCCGCCAGGGCCGGGAACTGACCCAGGACTACGCCCGCGGGGTGGGCGCGCAGCGCATGACCGGGGCCCAGACCGACGCCGCCCCGGGTGCGAACCACGATGCGGAGGAGTGGGACGCGGCGGAGGCGCGGGAGTTCGAACAGGATTCACCCGGGCTGGGACTCCGCCGCCAACTGGATGTGGATGACGAGCCTTGA
- a CDS encoding DUF2807 domain-containing protein yields the protein MWKTVLLFIPLGLVLSCCAQAGVRGNGQRAVRALDLAPFNHVEAGSVLKLVIHAGEPARGEISGDANLVELVRVKQKGERLTFEVEKEVDTKLPLQVELWIPDLRSLDLSGASSCEALELDQPKLRLNASGASRVVLAGQVGVLMCDLSGASRLIARACQAARAEVELSGASKGEISVQEVLSMSCSGASHLEYWGRPTLDRMDTSGAASIKSHDVD from the coding sequence ATGTGGAAGACTGTCTTGCTCTTTATCCCGCTCGGACTGGTCCTCAGTTGCTGCGCCCAGGCCGGAGTCCGGGGCAACGGGCAGCGGGCCGTCCGCGCCCTTGATCTGGCCCCCTTCAACCATGTGGAGGCCGGATCCGTGCTCAAGCTGGTCATCCACGCCGGAGAGCCCGCCCGTGGTGAGATCAGCGGCGATGCCAATCTGGTCGAGCTGGTGCGCGTGAAGCAGAAGGGCGAACGGCTGACGTTTGAAGTGGAGAAGGAGGTGGACACCAAACTGCCCCTTCAAGTGGAGCTGTGGATTCCCGACCTTCGCTCGCTGGATCTCTCCGGCGCCAGCTCCTGTGAGGCGCTGGAGTTGGACCAGCCGAAACTTCGCCTGAACGCCAGCGGTGCCAGCCGGGTGGTGCTGGCAGGTCAGGTTGGCGTGCTGATGTGCGATCTGTCGGGTGCTTCCCGCCTGATCGCCCGCGCCTGCCAGGCCGCCCGGGCGGAGGTGGAACTGTCCGGCGCCTCCAAGGGGGAGATCAGCGTCCAGGAGGTCCTCAGCATGTCGTGTTCCGGGGCCTCCCATCTGGAATACTGGGGCAGGCCCACCCTGGACCGGATGGACACCTCCGGCGCGGCATCGATCAAATCCCACGACGTGGATTGA
- the rpmA gene encoding 50S ribosomal protein L27 encodes MAHKKGQSSTRNGRDSNPQYLGVKKFGGEAVINGNIIVRQRGTHFHPGKNVGIGSDDTLYATCDGVVEFYSRAGRKLVRVQGA; translated from the coding sequence ATGGCGCACAAGAAAGGCCAGAGTTCAACCCGCAACGGGCGCGACTCCAATCCCCAGTACCTGGGCGTGAAGAAGTTCGGTGGCGAAGCCGTCATCAACGGCAACATCATCGTCCGGCAACGGGGCACGCATTTCCACCCCGGCAAGAATGTGGGCATCGGATCCGATGATACACTGTATGCCACCTGCGACGGCGTGGTCGAGTTTTATTCCCGGGCCGGTCGCAAGCTGGTGAGGGTGCAGGGCGCCTGA
- a CDS encoding YihY/virulence factor BrkB family protein, producing MTDKPDPAREHAGFVAATASQLGRLVMSEQNPVFFFRDIVLLFYETMREFFQRGAAARAAALTYTTLLSMIPLLGLVVVIFKQVGGFQWLMEQLQPILAEYLSPDGSQLVTQFLIMRMAELDLSTLGVFGVLTLGLGVYTLISTVETDLNNIWRVRRSRSIRQRLSSYWLLMTLLPVVAGVSIFLSGEAAVVKIFHELPEWVNEARGHFLPMAVQFGGFLFLYWAMPNTRVRLVPAVVGAAFAAGAWELAKIGFGIYTVRAHNYNVVYGSLAALPLFMIWVYLTWVIVLTGAELSFIVQNRRALLLRRKSRKDGPLPEYIVALAVRDAVLDSFEHGAELTVERLGRLLWLPEADINAVVETMAEGGLLRRAPQGEQTLVLPARPRSQLDAAAVAGLFLRDPAEFTKQERPAYLLATLGRLSARHRAMLTALTGEAPEREAAPQRHDEDAATGARGEDKA from the coding sequence ATGACGGACAAGCCTGATCCCGCCCGGGAGCACGCCGGCTTCGTGGCCGCCACGGCCAGCCAGCTGGGCCGCCTGGTCATGTCGGAGCAGAATCCCGTCTTCTTCTTCCGCGACATCGTCCTCCTCTTCTACGAGACGATGCGCGAGTTCTTCCAGCGCGGCGCCGCCGCCCGGGCCGCCGCCCTCACCTACACCACCCTGCTCTCGATGATTCCCCTGCTGGGCCTGGTCGTGGTCATCTTCAAGCAGGTGGGCGGCTTCCAGTGGCTGATGGAGCAACTGCAGCCCATCCTCGCCGAGTACCTCAGCCCCGACGGCTCCCAGCTCGTCACGCAGTTCCTCATCATGCGGATGGCGGAGCTGGACCTCTCCACCCTGGGGGTCTTCGGCGTGCTCACGCTGGGGCTGGGCGTCTACACGCTCATCTCGACGGTGGAGACGGACCTCAACAACATCTGGCGGGTGCGGCGCTCGCGCAGCATCCGGCAGCGCCTGAGCAGCTACTGGCTGCTCATGACCCTGCTCCCCGTGGTGGCCGGCGTCTCCATCTTCCTCTCGGGCGAGGCGGCGGTGGTCAAGATCTTCCATGAGCTGCCGGAGTGGGTCAACGAGGCGCGCGGCCATTTCCTGCCCATGGCCGTGCAGTTCGGCGGCTTCCTCTTCCTCTACTGGGCCATGCCCAACACGCGCGTGCGCCTCGTGCCCGCCGTGGTGGGCGCCGCCTTCGCCGCCGGCGCCTGGGAACTGGCCAAGATCGGCTTCGGCATCTACACCGTGCGCGCCCACAACTACAACGTGGTCTACGGATCGCTGGCCGCCCTGCCGCTCTTCATGATCTGGGTCTACCTGACCTGGGTGATCGTCCTGACCGGGGCCGAACTCTCCTTCATCGTGCAGAACCGTCGCGCCCTGCTCCTGCGCCGCAAGAGCCGCAAGGACGGCCCGCTGCCCGAGTACATCGTCGCCCTGGCCGTGCGCGACGCCGTGCTGGACAGCTTCGAGCACGGCGCGGAGCTGACGGTGGAGCGCCTGGGGCGCCTGCTGTGGCTGCCCGAGGCGGACATCAACGCCGTGGTGGAGACGATGGCGGAGGGCGGTCTCCTGCGCCGGGCGCCGCAGGGCGAGCAGACCCTGGTCCTGCCGGCGCGGCCGCGGAGCCAGTTGGACGCCGCCGCCGTGGCCGGACTCTTCCTGCGCGATCCGGCCGAGTTCACCAAGCAGGAGCGGCCGGCCTACCTGCTGGCCACCCTGGGGCGGCTTTCCGCCCGGCACAGGGCCATGTTGACGGCCCTGACCGGGGAGGCGCCGGAGAGGGAGGCCGCGCCGCAGCGGCATGACGAGGACGCCGCCACTGGGGCCAGGGGGGAGGACAAGGCATGA
- the folB gene encoding dihydroneopterin aldolase: MHHKVFPRIRRNSDRVGIEGIQFYAYHGHRAEESTLGQRFQLSVQAFLDCSTAGRSDALEDALNYHSLHASVTQWVTTRRFHLLECLVEGLADEIFRQFPQVDALQLCIRKPHPPIPNFFGHVEVEINRVHPRWLAGPGGDGAHGSE, translated from the coding sequence ATGCATCACAAGGTCTTTCCCCGCATCCGGCGCAACTCCGACCGGGTGGGCATCGAAGGCATCCAGTTCTACGCCTATCACGGCCACCGGGCGGAGGAGTCCACCCTGGGCCAGCGCTTCCAGCTGTCGGTCCAGGCCTTCCTGGACTGCTCCACGGCGGGGCGCAGCGACGCGCTGGAGGACGCCCTCAACTACCACAGCCTGCACGCCAGCGTGACGCAGTGGGTCACCACCCGCCGTTTCCACCTGCTGGAATGCTTGGTGGAGGGGCTGGCCGACGAGATCTTCCGCCAGTTTCCCCAGGTGGACGCCCTGCAGCTCTGCATCCGGAAGCCCCACCCGCCCATTCCAAATTTCTTCGGGCATGTGGAGGTGGAGATCAACCGGGTCCATCCGCGCTGGCTGGCCGGGCCCGGGGGAGATGGCGCCCATGGGAGCGAGTAG
- a CDS encoding deoxynucleoside kinase produces the protein MVPEQLKSVAVEGVIGVGKTSLCQILAQEWGAQLVLEEPHKNPFLEDFYREPRHFAFQVQLNFLFARYNQLLRHRQMSLFAEITVSDYLFDKDRIFAYLNLDERELVLYEKIIEFMEQEIHRPDLVVYLQSNVERLLKNIQIRNRSYEREMSTDYIRQLNDAYNAFFLNYQRTPLLIVNANEIDFVHNAAHRQALLDRLARPVSGTMYFNPGI, from the coding sequence ATGGTGCCGGAACAGCTGAAGTCGGTGGCGGTGGAGGGCGTGATCGGCGTGGGCAAGACCAGCCTGTGCCAGATCCTGGCCCAGGAGTGGGGCGCCCAACTGGTCCTCGAGGAGCCGCACAAGAACCCCTTCCTGGAGGATTTCTACCGCGAGCCGCGGCATTTCGCCTTCCAGGTCCAGCTCAACTTCCTCTTCGCCCGCTACAACCAGCTGCTGCGCCACCGCCAGATGAGCCTCTTCGCGGAGATCACGGTCAGCGACTACCTCTTCGACAAGGACCGCATCTTCGCCTATCTCAACCTGGACGAGCGGGAACTGGTCCTCTACGAGAAGATCATCGAGTTCATGGAGCAGGAGATCCACCGGCCGGACCTCGTCGTCTACCTGCAGTCAAATGTGGAGCGGCTGCTGAAGAACATCCAGATCCGCAACCGCAGCTACGAGCGGGAGATGAGCACGGACTACATCCGCCAGCTCAACGACGCCTACAATGCCTTCTTCCTCAACTACCAGCGGACTCCGCTTCTCATCGTCAACGCCAACGAGATCGATTTCGTGCACAACGCCGCCCACCGCCAGGCCCTGCTCGACCGCCTGGCCCGGCCCGTGAGCGGCACCATGTACTTCAACCCCGGCATTTGA